The Haloarcula rubripromontorii region TTCGACGCTCCATTCGGGCCGCACTGTCCGAAGACGAGGAGTAAAGGACCTCCGTCCCTATCTTTCAGTTATGAGCTACAAGTGTTCACGCTGTAAGCGCGACGTGACGCTGGACGAGTACGGCGGCGTTCGCTGCCCGTACTGCGGACACCGCGTCCTGCTGAAGGAGCGGTCCCCCGACGTCAAAGAAATAAACGTCAACTGAGGCGGTCGGTTCGCGGCCGACTGCGCCACGTTACACGC contains the following coding sequences:
- a CDS encoding DNA-directed RNA polymerase subunit P, translated to MSYKCSRCKRDVTLDEYGGVRCPYCGHRVLLKERSPDVKEINVN